DNA sequence from the Caulobacter segnis genome:
GGTCCACAAGCTGAACGACGACCTGGCCGTCGTCGTCGGCGTCACCGCCCAGCGCCAGAAGAACGGCTACGGCTCGTTCACGGGCTGGGGCTACAACGACTCCAATGCGCGTCCGCCGGCCGGCGCCAGCGACTATTCCAGCGACGTCAACCACGACGGCAAGGTCGACTATACGCCCTGGGGCGCGCAGATGTCGGCCAGCCGCATCGACCAGAAGCGCACCGGGATCTCTGGCGGCCTGCAGTACAAGCCGACCGACAGGTTCGAACTGAAGGCCGACGCCCTCTATTCGAAGATCAAGATCACCGAGGTCCAGGACCAGACCGTCTGGGGCGCCAACAACTGGGGCAACTGGAACACCGGCACGGGCAATATCGGCTGGAACGACGGGACCTACAACGCCCCCGGCGCGTCCTACACCCTGATCAACAACGCCGTGGTGGCCGCCCGCTTGCCGTTCAGCTCGGTGCAGACCGTGCTGGCCAAGTACTCCGAGGACAAGGACCTGTTCGCCGGCGGCCTGAACGGCAAGTGGACCGGCGACGTGTGGACCGTCACCGGCGACGTCTCGTACTCGAAGGCCAAGCGGACCAACACCTGGAAGGCCGTGCGCTTCGAGGCCTGGCCGGCCTGGACCACCTTCGACTGGCGCGCCGGCGTGACCCCGACCATCACCACCAGCGAGGAGAGCATCAAGCTCAGCCAGACGGCGGACCTGGCCGGTTCGCATGACGGCCCCGAGCGCCTGAACGACGAACTGAAGGCCGCGACCCTGGACTTCGCCCGCGACTTCGGCGGCGACAGCGTCTTCAAGAGCGTGCAGTTCGGCGCCCGCGTCTCGGACCGCACCAAGGACCATGTCAGCTTCAGCTTCGCTCCGGCCGCCACCGGCGCGACCATCCCGACCAGCCTGTTGACCGCCTACAAGCTCAGCGACGGCGCCAATGTTCCGGCCCTGCTGACCGGCGACATCGACAAGATCGCGGCCGTCGCCTACGGCGCCAACGCCTTCGACGTCTCCAAGGCGACCGAGGAACTGGCCGAGCGCTGGGCGGTCAACGAGAAGGTCTACGAAGGCTACGCCAAGCTGAACTTCGCGGGCGACAGCTTCGGCGGCTCGTGGGCCACCGGCAACATCGGCGCGCGCCTAGTCCATACCGAGACCAGCAGCGACGGTCAGCAGCAGGACACCGCCAGCGTCTTCAAGGCCGTGACGGTGGACAATTCGTACACCGACCTCCTGCCCTCGGCGAACGCCAAGCTGGACTTCGGCGGCGGCAAGCTGATCCGCCTGGGCCTGGCCAAGGTCATCGCCCGTCCGCCGCTGGACGAGCTGCGCGCCAGCCGCAGCCTGGCCAACTGGTCGCCGTGGACCGGAAGCGCCGGCAATCCGAAGCTTAAGCCGTTCGAGGCCATCCAGTTCGACGCCTCGGCCGAATACTACTTCCGTCCTGAAGCCCTGGTGGCGCTGTCCTACTACTACAAGGACGTCGACAGCTACATCGGCTGGAAGCAGAGCCCGGTCACCTTCGGCGGCCAGACCTACACGGTCGCCAGCCCGGCCAACGGCGGCAGCGGTCACATCCAGGGCGTGGAGGCGACGTTCCAGACGCCGTTCTTCTTCCTGCCGGGTCCGCTCAGCAAGTTCGGCATCTACTCGAACTACGCCTATGTGGAATCGAACCTGAAAGAGTTCTCGCCGGCCAACAATCCGCTGCGGATGACGGGCCTGGCGAAGAACACCGCCACGGTCGACCTGTGGTATTCGAACGCCGGCTTCGAGGCGCGGCTGGGCTGGAAGTACCACTCGCCGATGACCGTCATCTACGGCTGGAACGGCTCGGACCTGCAGACCCTGGAGACCGAGAAGACCCTCGACTTCAGCTCGTCCTACCAGATCAACGAGACGATCGGCGTCCGCTTCCAGGTCAACAACCTGACCAACCAGGAACTGCGGATGTACCGCGACAACGATCCCAACCGGATCGGCCGCTACGACAGCTACGGCCGTCGCTACCTGGTCGATGTCACGGTGAAGTTCTAATCCAGCGCCCGATCTTTCCGGCGATCGCCGGGAAGATCGGGCTTGGCAAGTTCTAGGGCGTCAACTTCCTCCCCGACGTTCCTTGCGCTGGGGGAGGGGGCCTTGCCTCCTCCCCTTCTTTTTGAGTTCGTGAGAGGCTTCCCCGATGCAGATCAATCGACGCCAGGCCCTGGCCGCCACGGCTGGCGCGGCGATGCTGGCCCGCTCGGGCGCCGCCGCCTCTCAAACCCTCTCCGCTCTCGCCGCCGTCGATCTTGGCCCGCGCGAGCGGATCTCCATGGATTTCGACTGGCGTTTCGCCCTGGGCCACGCCGCCGATCCCGACAAGGACTTCGGCTTCGGCGCCAACCAGCGCACCTACGCCAAACAGGGCGCCAGCGCGCCCAGCTGGTGGGTGGCCGCCGCCGCCCAAAAGGACTTCGACGACAGCGCCTGGAAGCCGGTGACCCTGCCGCACGACTGGGCCGTCGAGCTGCCGTTCGCCGACAACCCCGACTACAAGCCCTCGGGCAAGCCCGACGACGAAGACCTGCGCGCCGCCCATGGCTACAAGGCGCTGGGCCGTGAGTTCCCGCAGAATAGCGTCGGCTGGTACCGCAAGACCTTCGCTCTGCCGGCCTCGGACGCGGGCAAGCGATTGTCGATCGAGTTCGACGGCGCCTTCCGCGACGCGCTGGTCATCGTCAACGGCTACATCCTGGAACGCGAGGACAGCGGCTATTCGCCGTTCCGCGTCGATATCACCGACATCGCCAATGTCGGCGGCGACAACTGGCTGACCGTGCGGGTGGACGCCAGCCTGGGCGAGGGCTGGTTCTACGAAGGCGCGGGGCTCTATCGCCACGTCTGGCTGGTCAAGACCGCGCCGGTCCACGTGCCGCAATGGGGCGTCTTCGTCCGCGCCAAGGTCGACGGCACGATCCAGATCGACACCGACCTGGTCAACGAGGGCGACACGGCCCAGGCCTTCGAGGTCTCGCACGCGGTGCTGGACGCTTCCGGCAAGCCCGTCCTGGCCGTCGCTCCCGCCGCCGACCGCATCCCGGGCTGGGAGCGCCAGAGCCTGTCGCAGACCGTGACCCTGGCCAATCCGGTCCTGTGGTCGCTGGAGAACCCGCACCTCTACACCCTGGTCACCGAGACCAAGGTCGGCGGTGCGGTGGTCGACCGGTTCGTCACCCGCTTCGGCGTCCGCTCGATCCGCTTCGACGGCCAGAAGGGCTTTTTCCTCAACGACAAGCCGGTGAAGCTGAAGGGCAGCTGCAACCACCAAGATCATGCCGGCGTCGGGGCGGCGATCCCGGACGCCCTGCAGGTCTGGCGACTGGAGCAGCTGAAGTCGATGGGCAGCAACGCCTATCGCGCCTCGCACAATCCGCCGACGCCCGAGCTGCTGGACGCCTGCGACCGCCTGGGCGTCCTGGTCATCGACGAGACCCGCCGGATGTCCAGCGACCCCACCTCGATGGACGAGCTGGAGCGCCTGGTTCGCCGCGACCGCAATCACCCGTCCGTCATCCTGTGGTCGATCGGCAACGAGGAGCCCCAGCAGGGCACGGCGCGCGGCGCCAAGGTCGCCACGACCATGAAGCGGCTGGTCAATCGCCTGGATCCGACGCGCCTGGTCACGGCGGCGATGGACAGCGGTTTCGGCGAGGGCATCAGCGCCGTCATCGACGTGCAGGGCTTCAACTATCGCCACGAGAAGATGGACGACTTCCACGCCCGCTTCCCGAACATGCCGATCATCGGCAGCGAGAGCGCCAGCGTGGTCACCACGCGCGGCGAGTACGTCCGCGACGAAGCCAAGAGCTACGTTCCGGCCTACGACACCGACCATCCCTGGTGGGCGACGACCGCCGAGAAGTGGTGGAGCCACGCGGCCGAGCGGCCGTGGATGGCGGGCGGCTTCATCTGGACCGGTTTCGACTATCGCGGCGAGCCGACGCCGTTCAACCGCTGGCCCAGCATCAGCTCGCACTTCGGCGCCTTCGACACCTGCGGCTTCCCGAAGGACAACTACTTCTACTACCGCGCCTGGTGGCGGTCGGAGCCGCTGCTGCACCTGCTGCCGCACTGGAACTGGGAAGGCCGCGAGGGCCAGCCGGTCGCGGTCTGGGCGCACAGCAACTGCGACAAGGTCGAGCTCTTCCTGAACGGCAAGAGCCAGGGCGTGCGCGAGGTGAAGGCCAACCACCACGTCGAATGGTCCGTACTCTACGCCCCGGGCG
Encoded proteins:
- the galA gene encoding beta-galactosidase GalA produces the protein MQINRRQALAATAGAAMLARSGAAASQTLSALAAVDLGPRERISMDFDWRFALGHAADPDKDFGFGANQRTYAKQGASAPSWWVAAAAQKDFDDSAWKPVTLPHDWAVELPFADNPDYKPSGKPDDEDLRAAHGYKALGREFPQNSVGWYRKTFALPASDAGKRLSIEFDGAFRDALVIVNGYILEREDSGYSPFRVDITDIANVGGDNWLTVRVDASLGEGWFYEGAGLYRHVWLVKTAPVHVPQWGVFVRAKVDGTIQIDTDLVNEGDTAQAFEVSHAVLDASGKPVLAVAPAADRIPGWERQSLSQTVTLANPVLWSLENPHLYTLVTETKVGGAVVDRFVTRFGVRSIRFDGQKGFFLNDKPVKLKGSCNHQDHAGVGAAIPDALQVWRLEQLKSMGSNAYRASHNPPTPELLDACDRLGVLVIDETRRMSSDPTSMDELERLVRRDRNHPSVILWSIGNEEPQQGTARGAKVATTMKRLVNRLDPTRLVTAAMDSGFGEGISAVIDVQGFNYRHEKMDDFHARFPNMPIIGSESASVVTTRGEYVRDEAKSYVPAYDTDHPWWATTAEKWWSHAAERPWMAGGFIWTGFDYRGEPTPFNRWPSISSHFGAFDTCGFPKDNYFYYRAWWRSEPLLHLLPHWNWEGREGQPVAVWAHSNCDKVELFLNGKSQGVREVKANHHVEWSVLYAPGVIEAHGYRSGKVILLQRRETAGAPAALRLTTDRSKLKADGQDVAILKVEVVDAKGRLVPRADTLVRFELSGEVDVIGVGNGNPTSHEPDVAAQRKAFNGLLQAIVRTRRNQAGRARVVAVADGLKSASLELDCG
- a CDS encoding TonB-dependent receptor — its product is MLTAVSGLALFAAAGAHAQTAPAAEASQVEEVVVTGVRKSLRDALAVKQGSDKVVEAISAKDIGVLPDVTIAESIARLPGVNATRDRGNDSQAVVRGLGARLVLGTINNREVASSEPDRNVRWEIYPSEVVSGVEVYKSQSADLIAGGVAATININTIAPLDYRGPEFVLRAGPVFYDGGKDIPNYKTTGYRGSGSWVHKLNDDLAVVVGVTAQRQKNGYGSFTGWGYNDSNARPPAGASDYSSDVNHDGKVDYTPWGAQMSASRIDQKRTGISGGLQYKPTDRFELKADALYSKIKITEVQDQTVWGANNWGNWNTGTGNIGWNDGTYNAPGASYTLINNAVVAARLPFSSVQTVLAKYSEDKDLFAGGLNGKWTGDVWTVTGDVSYSKAKRTNTWKAVRFEAWPAWTTFDWRAGVTPTITTSEESIKLSQTADLAGSHDGPERLNDELKAATLDFARDFGGDSVFKSVQFGARVSDRTKDHVSFSFAPAATGATIPTSLLTAYKLSDGANVPALLTGDIDKIAAVAYGANAFDVSKATEELAERWAVNEKVYEGYAKLNFAGDSFGGSWATGNIGARLVHTETSSDGQQQDTASVFKAVTVDNSYTDLLPSANAKLDFGGGKLIRLGLAKVIARPPLDELRASRSLANWSPWTGSAGNPKLKPFEAIQFDASAEYYFRPEALVALSYYYKDVDSYIGWKQSPVTFGGQTYTVASPANGGSGHIQGVEATFQTPFFFLPGPLSKFGIYSNYAYVESNLKEFSPANNPLRMTGLAKNTATVDLWYSNAGFEARLGWKYHSPMTVIYGWNGSDLQTLETEKTLDFSSSYQINETIGVRFQVNNLTNQELRMYRDNDPNRIGRYDSYGRRYLVDVTVKF